One Dunckerocampus dactyliophorus isolate RoL2022-P2 chromosome 15, RoL_Ddac_1.1, whole genome shotgun sequence genomic window, AGGCCTGCTCCTCCTGCTGGGTGTGCGCTGAAAGCACCTCCTTCGTCAGACCCAAGCGGCTGCCCCCACCTGCTGCCCCTGTGCCTCCCCCACCACGCCGGTTGTCCCTCTCTGGCTGAGCTGGCTGTGTGACTTGAAGGGGCAGGGcagtggggggtgggggaggaggaggagtgctgGGAGGGGCACCACTAGAGGGAGGAGTTGGGGCGGGGTTAGGAGGAGCATGTGTTGGAGTGGTAGGGGCCTCCTCCATCACAATGTCTGCTAGGccataagacaacaaaaatcaGTTACAGTTCATtcaaatgaatttatttaaGACTATTTAAGACTTAAACTGATGACGCCCACCTGACTCGGGGGGCTTTTTGTCCCCAACGTGTACGATGGTGCTGCTGAAGCTGCACTGGGATGTGATGGAGGCCACACTCTCAGCCTTCATGGCCAGCGTCAGTGGGGGCAGAGGGGGGGGTTCGCCCACCAGGTTAACTGACGCCCCTGAAGGAGTAAGTCACAGATAAATTACTTCCCCACAGGTTAATGTGCCATTATTTGAATTCAGCAATGCCAACCTTTAGCATTTCCGCCGACCTCCTGCTGCTGTTTGTCTTCATCAGATGCAGAGGAGGCCgtgcaggaggaggagccacaCTTCCTTTTGACCGTATTAGGAATGTTACAGCTCTCCAAATACCTGGAGATGGCGTTAAGATCGTTATCACATGAGTCAAATGATGAGCACACAATGAAGCTGGAGACCAGAAGCCTCTTTAGTACCTTATGATGCTGTCCAGACAATTGATCTGCTGGTAGGAGTACCCAGGTGGGGGCTCTTTCTGTACAAGTGGTGCAGGTACCAGGTCTTTGAGCGGTTTGGTCATGTCAGGAATGAGACCACGGACTGGGTCGCCGGGGATGGCTCTGAGGCTGTTTGTGGtggctaaaacaaaacaaaaaagacccCAACAACGTCAGGCTCACTTTTCCTATCATTTTGTCGGTCTCATTTAATTACCTGTGCTGCCGTTTTTTCTGGGTGGCGGCCTATTACGGGACTCGATGAAAACCTGCTGCCCGTTAGTCTTGACCATGTGAACATCTTTGCAGATCTGCTGGAAGGTCATCTGGAACAACCAGTGCACGAAAACCAATTTTAATTCATTATGACACACAATATGCTGTAGCACAAATGCATGAATGACACAATAAGGACTGACACTTGACACCCAAGCATCCAACCCTTCAGACTCACAGGCTTGTGTAAAGCAACTGCTGCCGCAGCGTCGTCCATGGCGGGGCCATTGCTATCACTGGAGGAGGCGGCCGAGGCACCGAGGTGCTGCGGGTATGAGCGGCGTGAGCCCCGTGACCCGCTAGACCCCAGCGAGCTGTAACCCTGAGCTGTAACGCCACTGTGCACTGGCTGCACCAGAAGGCGGTGGATACGCTCGCTGAGTTGCACGACGTCAGGCGTGGTGACGCGGGGCTCGCATTCAAGCGGCGTAAACACATCCTCGTTGAGCGGGCTCCTGGAAGAGAGTGGTGTGTTGTCATTCATTGTGCAACATGGCACACATGAGACACTGTCAGTCTGTAAGGGAGCACACTTACGTTCTGACTTTGTGGCGCCCTACGACGAAGGCCACCTTGCGGCTCCAAGGGTTGACAAATGAAGACCAGCTGGTGTCGATGGTTAAGTATTCCCCGTTGCGGGCGCACATCCTCAGTGGCGCATACTCAAACGGCTGCCCAGCAAACTGAAAGACTGGAGGGCGCAGCAGACGATAAACATAGATGCAGAGTTTAGCAGGGAtagtaaaaaatgaattaagGCTCACTCTTCTCATGTATGGCCACCATGGTGGGCCTGTCTTCAGGGTGGATGTAGAGCAGAGTCGGGGTTCCCACCAAGTCCTGCGGCAGATAGCCTAATAATGGCACGGCCCTGCATGCAGATCAGATTAACTTTCATTCATCAGTATGTTACAAATAGAATTACTGTAGAACATCACTACAGTGGAACGTGTTTTAGTCGACATTCCTTGGATTGGCTGACGTAAGCGGTTGCAACTGAAAATCGCTTGCACATATATGTGTGATTGTGGCCAGAAACGGGGAATGGaggataataaaggatttttacTAAGGcaatttttgcataattttccTCCTTGTGCAAATTTTAAAATGGTGCATTTGGTGTTGGGGAAAGAGGGAATGAAAGAACGGCTGAGAAGTCTGCAAAAGAAGAAAGCCCCTTTGGTCCTATGCCGAAGGATTGAAGGTAACTGGCAGTCCCTTTACTGTTGCCCCTCCCACCCTTCTTCCTTTGTTTTGGGGATTTTTACATAACCACAAGTCTGCttttgcaaaaatgcaagttAACTATACTACAATTCATTTTGACCTAGAAATGATGAGTTGATGCTTTTTATTTTGaggcttattttgcactgaacaggatgTCATAGTGTGCACGTTTTAATGCGATCTAAATCCACATTAGTTAGTTATTTGCTAACTAATGAGTTAATTAGTTGCTGTTGAGGAAGTTGACAATAGCACaacacatgttgacataaacagtgcggtttttcatagaaatgacaccTTTGGGTCTTACATTTGATGCTCACAAAAGTGACCAACCATGTATGTCCAAGTTGATTAAAGTGGGCATGAGTTGGTTGACTTCGACGGGTTGTAGAAAGAAACGAGGTGGGTTTAAACGGGTTCCATTGTAAACAGAATATAGATCCTGGTCAAGGGGTAGTCTCCTGAAGGGGTACCAGAGAGGGTGCAGTCACTTTGAGGGgcatgacgcacagactacactgatttgcagctataaccaaataaaaatatactgcaaacatattgaataaacaggAAAAACAGTGCTGAATATTTTCTTGGGGTCTCTCCTGATGTCAAATTCAGCCCGTTTGTGcatcgccattttgtgacatgcaaaatgTCACAATAAACAAATGATACAAAACGGTAGAACTTCTGTTCAACTGCTGCTGTGATTTCCGAAGTATTACAGCGCagtgtgcaccaaacgcatatATAATTTGACTAAACTCCGACAAAACATGTATGCATCGCAAACGTAACCAGTGTAGTCCACATACAatgcacagtgttccctcgctctatcgcgctaatcatttcttgtgtcctacctgtaggttgatcattaaaattcaaataaagGTTTGAACTTATTTGAGAGTGGTTGAACAAGAGAGaactgtgataaaatgttaatgtctgtTTGAGAAAAgggtataaagtgtatggtgaggggttttacagccttaaaacatatataatcattgtaaaaaaaaaaaatgaagttggctacttcgcggatttcacttattgcgggctattttgagaacctatcccccatgataaacgagggaagactgtaacTGAAATTGAATCGAGGAAGACTACATGAAAATGAGCTGACCTCTGCCTTGACACACAACGTGAAGTTCTGTAAAAACTGGAGTATTTGCGTGTTATTTCTCTGGTCTGTCATCAAAATTAAGACAATAACAAAGGTGACACGGAttcaaaatcatcaaaatgatctattttttcaagtcaatacactttggggaactgttttttgtttacatcatgTTTCTGCGGAAGGTAAAGTGTGTTACTCCTGTGTAACTgacaatgctttgaagaacacagTGTTGAGTCTCGTACAGAGTTTGAGGCAGGATCCATCCACTAGCTCCATGTTACATTCCAGATATGTTGCCATTATGGAGATTGTATGTGACAGTTTAAGGTAGGTTTAAAGCATTTATAGTGATAGAAATAGATTATATAGCTATATAAAATTAAGTGATACTTAATTGTAatattggttagaaaataactttCAGTTTTCCTTGCTATGTCACATTTTTGGTACCCTTTTCAGGAGACTCacctaaaaatgtcaatttttttttttttttcaaaacctttgacttaaaactcatttatttgCTCATATTTATTTGCTCTAACCTATTCAAAGTCAATAAATTAGACTTTGAATAGGTTAGAAAGTAACAACTAAAAATTTGTGCTTGCTATGTCAGGCTTTTGCTCTCACTTTCAGTAGAATGATCATCAAACAAGCATTGGTGATGGCAGTAAGTTGGGAAACTGACCTCTCATCCACTTCCTGGAAGAGGCAGCTGGGAGTGTGACTGGTGGTGAAGATCCTCTTGTCTGGGGGGATCCGAGGTGCTGATGGGAGAGCATAACAGAGTGAGGGGGACATGTTTCAGACATCGGCAAATGTCACGTTTTATACATATACACGAAGTGCATCAGATGAATTGGCACCTGTGCGTAGGGAGAAGATATTGACTGTGATGTGTTGCATGAGAAGAGCATATGAAGTCATTTCCACCTCTATGAACACCATTATTCTAGAACTGTGAGTGCTGGATTCGTATGACATTATATTCATTGTCAGTTCCTCACAGTGACAATAAACCATGGTGAAGAGTGTTGTTTAACATGCCTTCATTAGTCCTTTCTTCTACAAACAATGATTAGTGCtaagtgacagaacaacagctTGGATGATGTTCCAAACAGAATTGTGTGTATGTAAATTATAAGGTCACTAGTACCTTCATATCCAGAGTGGACCCTCTCTGCAATGAGCAGGCAACAGGGCTGTGGCTCAGCAGTATCCGAGTCCCTAATGGTGAGCTGGTAGGGCGTCAGACGAAATGGATAATAGCGCATCTCGCTACCCTGTGTTCGGTCAGCGCTGATTCTACAGAACATGGACTTCTCCTGAGTGCAGTCCACAGCAGGTGAGGCTGAGTGGAGCAAAGAGAGGGTCAAACCATCCCGATAGGACCAGTGGGTCATGGTACTGGTGTGTTTGAGCTCACCAGATCCGATGCAGGAGGCCCAGAGGGGTAGGCGGCAAGGTGCTGTGCCACTGTAGAAAGTGCTGACGTCTTGTGGAGCCAAAAGCTCAGAAAACATCATCCCCTGGAGACACTCGGGCTTGCAACGCAGCACGGATGATCCCTGGGGTGACACGTACACGACCTTCCCTGACAGGAAAGACACCGCCATTGAGAAGGTGTCCTGGGAAGAGGAGAGCAGCAGAATGAATGAGTTAACACTTGATTGACTCCTCTTCTCTTACTTGTAAGTATTGTGGATGAGCAGAAGAAAGAGAGGTAACAAACGTACTGTGTTCTTGAGGGTGTATTCTGAAGTGATGTTGTCAAGCTCCTCGATTGTAAAGGCAGACAAGTCCAGGCTGCAACCGtgacactcctccacactccaCTGGTGATAGTACTCCTTGTTGGCTGCATACATGCGCATAGGACATGATTTACATCAGCATTGGCAAGAGAGGTGAAGGTAAAATGAAGCTTGATGAACCCGAATCTCACCTCGGACTTGTCTGACACACTGCAGGGCATATTTAAGTGCATTCAGAGTGCTGGAGTGGCCCTTGGACTTGCGCTCGGCCGGCATGCGCAGCTTCAGCTCCTTGATGGCCTTCATGAGCTCTTTCTGGGTTTGGACTCTCGCTGACTGGTTGCTGCTGCAGCCAGAGGTGGAGGGCGGGTCATGCTCGGAGCTGGTGGACAGCAAGCTGTAAGCTAGGGAGCCGCTGGGGGGTGACAGGCTCTGCGAGTTGGAGCTGCGAAAGGGCAACAGCAGTTAGAATCAAACTTCAAAGCCGAAGGTGTGAATGTATTTAGCTGCGAGCGTACCTTTTGTGGCTCTCCGTTGTTTCCAACATCATGCCGGAGTCCTTGCCATTAGACGAGCTGTTAGAGCTGCGTGTGGACTGGCGCCCGCGTGAGCCGCTTTCCCTCTCGCCAGAGTCGTTACCACTGGAGAGCCCGTCCATGTCGTCTGAGTTGTTCCCCCTACGGTCTCCGGATGAGGACCCTCCACTGGTGTATGAGCCACCCCCGGCTCTGTTTTCCTGCTCTGGAGCGGGGACATCTGCTTTGGTGCTTTTTGCGGCGTTTAACCCTTTGGACTCAGGCTCCTGATCATTGTCTTTCTCAGCAGCCCTTGACACTCGCCCCCGGGTGTTGCTGCTGGCCACCGGTTGAGAGATGTCATAACTCATACTAGACTAGAATGAAGCTGGCACCACTTGATGAAGGTGTCAGCCGAAGAATAAGTGGAACGGCTTCAATTTAGGTGGGACTATTGTGTACATACACGTGAATCATGTTGACGGCTGCTTGTGATTACAACTAGGGTGAGAAAATCATGGTTTCTTGAGTAAAAGTAGGGATGAGAACCCTTTGTCGTGTAGATATTCATATAGTTGCAAAGTGTCACTCAAACGAGATGAATTTCTGTTTATGAGACGGCCTTGGCACAAGCATTCAGACAGATGGGAGGAGAGAGACTGGGTGTGAAAAACTATCTGGTTTGTTCTCGCCTCCTGAGATGTGTTGCTGGCAGTGTGAAGGCCACCTAAGATGAGAGAAAAACAGAGAATTTGACAAAGAACGAAAAGACTAAGCAGGGGGATGATTATGAAAAGATTAACAATGTCTGGTGTTTTCCAAGGACCCCAgtgatgaaaataaagtgtttaTCATCAGACACTGTGGCTGTGATATAATCACAGTGTTGTTGGTGAGCAAGCTTCTTTTGTCCTGCTCAAATTTAAAAAGCCTGAGAGAACAGAAGGCTCTTATTTCCAAGTAGCAAATACGTATGCATGCATCCCAATATAGAACAGGTGGACATGCGTTAGTGCCTGAATTAAATCGGACATTTGTTAGTCGTCATAGCTTAGTCCACTTTGACCCAGAGGACAATCAAGACAAACGGGGAGGGATCATCTGCAGTAGATAATCTGCAGGAGCTCTAATAAACTAGTTTGTTTCTGAATAGTATCCACAGGTATATATCTGGACAGCACCTACGCAAGTGAAAGTCTAGTGCTATTTATTTCGTCAGTAAGGGAGATGCCTCATAATCCTATAAAGCCTACAGACGCAACTGGAAGACGACAGAGTGATCGTCACTCCTTTTAAATGTACACACTCACATGGGCCAACACCTCAAGCTTCAGGTGCACAATTTGGTCAGGGCAGTTTGACCTACGACCCTGCACTGACGGCCCAGACACATGCATGCTTCCTGTTGTGACGCAACGACCCGTTTTGGTTGACTTGACAGGTTTCAGACCGCTCATTAGACCTGACAAGAGGATGACATGGGCTGGTGACAAATGTAACTCACACCACCAAAATAACTTTCCCACGAGATGAAGAGAAAGCAAAGAGAAACACGTTCACCATTGCTGCTGGCTCCTGTCGCCAATGCTAATGATCATTCTGCTTGGTCAGATGCATGATGCACACTTGCACATGACACAGTGCGTGCTCTGCAGTTGGACTGGGCAGAGCAAAAGAGCAATTACGGCCAGGAAATATGCAAGCAGGGTGTGAGTGGGTGTTGAGGCCAGCTGTCATCCATGCGGACTTCCACGGGCCATGGCGGCCCCAAATCCCCGTCCACCCACCAACAATGCCGAGCAACCGGATTGGCTTAGGCCATGCACTGAGCAAGAGCATCGGTGCATGAACAGCTGGGTCGACCCAAAGACAGTGAGGACATAATGAGACCCACCCATTGAAATAATTCACCGGAAATACACCTTATATGGCTTGGATCCAGACAAGTGGTGTAAAATTGTACTGCATTATGGAGTGCATGGTGTACCTGATATTTAACTAAATAACGTAACCAGTCCAACTTTATGCCTTTCAAACTCAtagatcggagcttcaggacaagataacaggtatgtaggatataaattcactttcatATCTGTCTGCAGATGAAATCTCATTCAAATCGGATggtgcaaaatatgttaattttgccccagaactactgtgtacatgcaattggGAGTGTGGCGTGGAAAGTA contains:
- the per1b gene encoding period circadian protein homolog 1b, which codes for MSYDISQPVASSNTRGRVSRAAEKDNDQEPESKGLNAAKSTKADVPAPEQENRAGGGSYTSGGSSSGDRRGNNSDDMDGLSSGNDSGERESGSRGRQSTRSSNSSSNGKDSGMMLETTESHKSSNSQSLSPPSGSLAYSLLSTSSEHDPPSTSGCSSNQSARVQTQKELMKAIKELKLRMPAERKSKGHSSTLNALKYALQCVRQVRANKEYYHQWSVEECHGCSLDLSAFTIEELDNITSEYTLKNTDTFSMAVSFLSGKVVYVSPQGSSVLRCKPECLQGMMFSELLAPQDVSTFYSGTAPCRLPLWASCIGSASPAVDCTQEKSMFCRISADRTQGSEMRYYPFRLTPYQLTIRDSDTAEPQPCCLLIAERVHSGYEAPRIPPDKRIFTTSHTPSCLFQEVDERAVPLLGYLPQDLVGTPTLLYIHPEDRPTMVAIHEKIFQFAGQPFEYAPLRMCARNGEYLTIDTSWSSFVNPWSRKVAFVVGRHKVRTSPLNEDVFTPLECEPRVTTPDVVQLSERIHRLLVQPVHSGVTAQGYSSLGSSGSRGSRRSYPQHLGASAASSSDSNGPAMDDAAAAVALHKPMTFQQICKDVHMVKTNGQQVFIESRNRPPPRKNGSTATTNSLRAIPGDPVRGLIPDMTKPLKDLVPAPLVQKEPPPGYSYQQINCLDSIIRYLESCNIPNTVKRKCGSSSCTASSASDEDKQQQEVGGNAKGASVNLVGEPPPLPPLTLAMKAESVASITSQCSFSSTIVHVGDKKPPESDIVMEEAPTTPTHAPPNPAPTPPSSGAPPSTPPPPPPPTALPLQVTQPAQPERDNRRGGGGTGAAGGGSRLGLTKEVLSAHTQQEEQAFLDRFKDLSKLRVFDQTASSTVRCHTPAPNPLSRGVRCSRDYPAAGGGSSHRRGRGGKRLKHQESSDQHISVGPSRVRRDPRSDTLPGPLSMPLGAPTNSSSWPSVCSQPSIPSAPFAPGMVPIYPVYPPLTQPLPDASRFPPTQIVPPMMAFVLPSYMFPQMGAPMSQQGTTPVPFFNQNLNYPGAAQVPVPSVMSNPVSILGTGAQSRSSTPQSYTQTPADREGAESPLFQSRCSSPLNLLQLEESPSNRLEVATALAAAQQATPSVQAGTAAGQSSASKRSSDDNNKENENGEANESNNDAMSTSSDLLDLLLQEDSRSGTGSAASGSGSSGSGSGSNGCCSSGTSGTSSSQGSHTSKYFGSIDSLENDHARKQPAGGGGGSTGGDGGEEQFIKCVLQDPIWLLMANTDDKIMMTYQLPVRDVDAVLREDREALRNMQKHQPRFTEEQKRELSQVHPWVRTGRLPRAVNISGCAGCRSPTSVPPAPPFDVELHEMELCTVLKTQEGGAAKVKKSTSKEAMEEHHPEEEEEEEEEEEADEEVEDEEKKEEGGKTQESNQAVTVEEPLEDNTQPD